A genomic stretch from Sporocytophaga myxococcoides includes:
- a CDS encoding glycoside hydrolase 5 family protein — MVKYFLHLILFFVFMSSCNTEKRRPERVDKFVKVANTGFYVNGKPYYFLGTNFWYGINLGSEKGGQKTRLIRELDRLENLGITNLRIVGLSEGPDNHPYRMLPAVQNAPGKFDEDLLTGLDFLLSEMGKRKMYAVVCLGNFWPWSGGWGQYMLWSKSADSIPYPPPHPGGDWDRYQKFSARFYSDSSAVQMYYNAVKKIVTRENSITKINYKDDPTIMAWQLCNEPRGMDNQKQYNKWIDYSAALIKQWDPNHLVSAGTEGYTSAPEYAGVDVNDNNNGPNIDYVTCHIWVENWGWYDPKKADLTYDSAVHKMEHYLKLHVDAARKLGKPLVIEEFGLARNGGDFSPTSSTTVRDNYYSKIFQDAYNYASLSSPVAGVNFWAWSGEGRPRVPGSIWKKGDPFTGDPPHELQGWYSVYDTDTSTQMVIKKFAEKMNSLD, encoded by the coding sequence ATGGTAAAATACTTTTTGCATCTAATACTTTTCTTTGTTTTCATGAGCTCATGCAATACTGAAAAAAGGAGACCGGAACGTGTCGATAAATTTGTTAAAGTCGCTAATACGGGCTTTTACGTGAATGGGAAGCCCTACTATTTTCTGGGTACAAACTTTTGGTATGGGATAAATCTAGGATCAGAAAAAGGGGGCCAGAAAACTCGTCTTATCAGGGAATTGGATCGACTTGAAAATTTAGGAATTACCAATCTACGGATTGTGGGTTTAAGTGAAGGCCCGGATAACCACCCATATAGAATGCTTCCTGCTGTCCAAAACGCTCCCGGGAAGTTTGACGAGGATCTTTTAACAGGCCTTGACTTTTTACTTTCTGAAATGGGCAAAAGAAAGATGTATGCGGTAGTATGTTTAGGAAACTTCTGGCCATGGTCCGGCGGATGGGGTCAATATATGCTTTGGAGTAAATCAGCAGATAGTATCCCTTACCCTCCTCCGCACCCTGGAGGGGACTGGGACAGGTATCAGAAATTCTCTGCAAGATTTTATTCAGATTCCTCAGCAGTTCAAATGTATTATAATGCAGTTAAAAAAATTGTAACAAGAGAAAATTCAATTACAAAAATCAACTACAAAGACGATCCAACTATTATGGCCTGGCAATTGTGCAATGAGCCAAGAGGAATGGACAACCAAAAGCAATACAATAAGTGGATAGACTATTCTGCGGCCCTCATAAAACAATGGGATCCTAATCATTTAGTCAGTGCAGGAACAGAAGGATACACATCTGCACCAGAATATGCAGGTGTCGATGTAAATGATAATAACAATGGACCAAACATAGATTATGTCACCTGCCATATCTGGGTTGAAAATTGGGGATGGTACGATCCAAAGAAAGCAGATCTAACTTACGATTCTGCAGTTCATAAAATGGAACATTATCTGAAGCTTCATGTCGATGCAGCTAGGAAATTAGGAAAACCACTAGTAATTGAAGAATTTGGTCTTGCGAGAAATGGTGGAGATTTTTCACCAACTTCATCTACAACAGTAAGAGATAATTACTATTCGAAAATATTTCAAGATGCTTACAACTATGCTTCATTAAGCTCACCTGTAGCAGGTGTAAATTTCTGGGCTTGGTCTGGGGAAGGCAGACCAAGGGTTCCAGGTTCCATATGGAAAAAAGGTGATCCCTTTACAGGAGACCCCCCTCACGAACTCCAAGGTTGGTATTCTGTTTATGATACTGACACTTCTACTCAAATGGTGATTAAGAAATTTGCAGAAAAGATGAATTCATTAGACTAG
- a CDS encoding glycosyl hydrolase family 8: MEKYKKWLQKQMETYEVAQVIDHTLLIFNNLNKFSFPNMRITLLILLIILSKMTLLKGQAVVVNPNPITVHINSNNPRIPFPQFLDYKGGKTLGRDNADGITDIEMEKNTREAYQIMMNRAVYEGTTVQGTKYIIFNPPGLGSTGPEPDCSEGDGYALLAAAYMADKPTFDGIYMYIHDHKGSVVEMFSQCGVIRNPNYRYGIGTQGWRPGTADADKDAAADGDFDIAMGLLVAYRQWPTLGIKDDCGRTRTYKELLTKYLKTISDTIFYNDGSWTCNPSWCPNGPDPRVDATGANGYYSGDIGFDGYVKSGNTWGEMTTWATPTGPGNNPQKGYLFNGKVIHPRSMYVTSKWLDYIAPSYFRAFAEFLEEEDAVAHNWNINQFRRAEASSDWIMGQIYAQGKLPTGGNISQIGPPPTNSISFNDANFAEDARNPWRTIVNYVWNGNPTTTWNPVLHEPQPGGNTFEYDNAIRVGNYSKLRNKGCHKLGNDPTDLKFVGPAIITNEIPMDPAGLLPVNVGNHINYNLGSFSPAIVAYHKDQNNAESKDLIADWYRQLTLMWDADMVTSPVPDNRYIKSIPKYFHEWFRVLGLLTVTGNYYAPSLMAKPDAKANLKVYLANNKTVASGPRVVNGITVTPGDEITYTISYRNFSILQAENVVITYPLPPEVEFISAIGGTNSGGVITWNIGSIPGYTSTGETGDDWKTFNPKSYPTYGEVKFKVRVKAGYENTIICNQATITASNSEPHTSNEFPNNETATFEKNCVNIISRSLSIAKVADRNIAANGDIINYTLRFSNSSQNGWLNGGRPDVRVTYSYGLSGPNAGNHYFRVLHGAQEPYINPGNYRISYFLNDAARIGIYDPVTNINGWDLKVTILEGGDPNKVKFTSEQYTFGEDAKGKWNQRLIMRFPDTLMATSQHTNMFFAKAGEPNEVLFVHKGIAAPFRMAIQFQAKGGSSACGTVPVGPLMADDWSFDNTLDVGTNDKHLYFPITPGWFDYQSTYNAALSTTINEVHVDACEPNYNKNFDRLLVEEWDGYVWRRILGRGPVPGMEMQNVCVTDTLPADLEWQGFTESEALGIKATYNPSTRVISWCTPSMLPGASGMIKYSAKAKSDCSADILVDNKAWIQSSSQAPIDSSFKVLVTCKPIPPLNPIASTIKKSSPAEGYDINEIIPYTVSFKQTQGTIANPALPSSADWTSHCGEPLMDFTNTKNPGGTPKLATYDYSHGKNGTLITKIKPELAQPFSLIFRHNGGTPVCSGNPLKGLMLTFVNNSCSQLAIKLFQNGTLLGSKVDISYPSPNDTLTIKAELIDNKLSVWINNFNALPYEFDNITYMNAGYVGFYNSNEATSGSGNPSHKLLYWNTHFDSAFEVSLTDPLASNVTYTASSITKLFSSPGLTTSQPVPVYNSATNTIEWVLKTGKTPMLFGDSVAFSFSVKLNTCPNGFVNNIVFANMMGVPTNYFGAQEVDKCGTVLPVDFLSFTASKVDGGALLKWSVINQIDNRGFYIEKAIDGINFNSIGFIPSTTASGSTYTFVDKEFLNIAYYRLQQVDNNGQFKYSQIRWVSEESLLVKIYPNPSLDAFNLQINGLEKFRLAAYSSTGQELEQIDNLATGSTLIGSNWAKGVYTLKLISDNAVYVYKLVKE; the protein is encoded by the coding sequence TTGGAAAAGTATAAAAAGTGGTTACAAAAACAGATGGAGACGTATGAAGTAGCACAGGTGATCGACCACACACTACTGATTTTCAACAATTTAAACAAGTTTAGTTTCCCGAATATGAGAATAACCTTACTCATTTTATTAATCATCCTTTCTAAAATGACTTTATTGAAAGGACAGGCAGTTGTTGTCAATCCTAATCCTATTACTGTACATATCAACTCTAATAATCCCCGAATTCCATTTCCTCAATTTCTTGATTATAAAGGTGGAAAAACCCTTGGCCGCGATAATGCTGATGGCATCACCGATATCGAAATGGAAAAGAATACAAGAGAGGCTTATCAGATTATGATGAATCGTGCGGTCTACGAAGGCACTACAGTTCAAGGGACTAAATACATTATTTTCAACCCTCCGGGATTGGGATCAACAGGACCAGAACCAGACTGTTCTGAAGGAGATGGTTATGCTTTACTAGCTGCTGCATATATGGCTGACAAGCCTACCTTTGATGGTATTTACATGTACATCCATGATCATAAAGGCAGTGTGGTAGAAATGTTTTCTCAATGCGGTGTCATAAGAAACCCGAACTATAGATATGGAATCGGAACTCAAGGCTGGAGACCTGGCACTGCAGATGCTGATAAAGATGCTGCTGCAGATGGAGATTTTGATATTGCTATGGGATTGCTTGTTGCGTACCGTCAGTGGCCAACTCTGGGAATTAAAGATGATTGCGGAAGGACAAGAACTTATAAAGAATTATTGACAAAATATCTTAAAACTATCAGTGATACAATTTTCTATAACGATGGCAGCTGGACTTGTAATCCCTCCTGGTGTCCTAATGGACCGGATCCAAGGGTTGATGCTACAGGTGCCAATGGTTACTACTCCGGAGATATTGGTTTTGACGGTTACGTAAAAAGTGGTAATACCTGGGGAGAGATGACTACTTGGGCAACACCAACAGGCCCCGGGAATAATCCACAAAAAGGATATCTCTTTAATGGAAAGGTTATACATCCCAGAAGCATGTATGTCACATCCAAATGGCTGGATTATATCGCTCCCTCCTATTTCAGAGCTTTTGCAGAATTTCTCGAAGAAGAAGATGCTGTCGCACATAATTGGAATATTAATCAGTTTCGAAGAGCTGAAGCTTCATCTGACTGGATCATGGGTCAAATATATGCACAAGGAAAATTACCAACAGGTGGAAACATAAGTCAAATTGGTCCTCCCCCTACCAACTCCATAAGCTTCAATGATGCTAATTTTGCAGAAGATGCACGAAATCCTTGGAGGACCATTGTAAATTATGTTTGGAATGGTAATCCTACTACCACATGGAATCCAGTATTGCACGAACCACAACCAGGTGGAAATACTTTTGAATATGACAATGCTATAAGAGTAGGAAATTATAGCAAGCTTCGGAATAAGGGTTGCCATAAACTAGGTAATGACCCAACTGATTTGAAATTCGTAGGACCAGCAATAATAACCAATGAAATCCCTATGGATCCTGCAGGTTTACTCCCTGTTAATGTTGGTAATCACATCAATTACAATCTTGGATCATTTTCCCCTGCTATCGTAGCATACCATAAAGATCAAAATAATGCTGAAAGCAAAGATCTAATTGCTGACTGGTATAGACAGTTAACCTTAATGTGGGATGCAGATATGGTAACTTCTCCTGTTCCTGATAACAGATATATAAAAAGTATACCTAAATATTTCCACGAATGGTTCAGAGTATTAGGTTTACTAACTGTAACAGGAAATTACTATGCTCCATCGCTAATGGCGAAGCCGGATGCTAAAGCCAACCTTAAAGTCTATCTTGCCAATAATAAAACAGTAGCATCAGGCCCAAGAGTTGTAAATGGAATAACAGTCACTCCGGGAGATGAAATAACATACACCATCAGCTATAGAAACTTTTCCATTTTACAAGCTGAGAATGTTGTAATAACCTATCCTCTACCTCCTGAAGTAGAGTTTATTTCAGCAATCGGAGGAACAAATAGCGGAGGAGTAATCACATGGAATATTGGAAGTATTCCAGGATATACTTCAACAGGAGAAACCGGAGATGATTGGAAAACCTTTAATCCAAAATCTTATCCAACCTATGGAGAAGTAAAGTTTAAGGTAAGAGTGAAAGCTGGTTATGAAAACACCATTATATGTAATCAGGCTACTATCACTGCAAGCAACAGTGAGCCTCATACGAGTAATGAATTTCCAAACAACGAAACTGCTACATTTGAGAAAAACTGTGTAAATATCATTTCAAGGTCGTTGTCAATTGCCAAGGTCGCTGATAGAAATATAGCTGCAAACGGAGATATTATTAACTATACACTTCGCTTTAGCAACTCATCCCAGAACGGATGGTTAAACGGTGGTCGTCCGGATGTGAGAGTGACATACTCTTATGGACTTTCAGGGCCAAATGCCGGAAACCACTATTTCAGAGTACTTCATGGAGCTCAAGAACCGTATATTAATCCAGGTAATTACAGAATATCTTATTTCCTGAATGATGCTGCAAGAATAGGTATTTACGACCCTGTTACCAATATCAACGGTTGGGATCTGAAGGTCACAATTCTGGAAGGTGGCGATCCTAATAAAGTCAAGTTTACTTCTGAACAATATACATTTGGAGAAGACGCGAAAGGAAAATGGAATCAACGTTTGATCATGCGTTTTCCGGATACTCTTATGGCAACTTCACAACATACCAATATGTTCTTTGCTAAAGCAGGAGAACCAAACGAAGTACTTTTTGTCCATAAAGGTATTGCTGCACCATTTAGAATGGCTATTCAGTTTCAGGCCAAAGGAGGAAGTTCTGCTTGTGGTACTGTACCGGTAGGCCCTTTAATGGCAGATGACTGGTCTTTTGATAATACTCTGGATGTAGGTACAAATGACAAACATCTCTACTTTCCTATAACACCCGGATGGTTTGATTACCAGAGTACATATAATGCTGCTCTTTCCACAACTATTAATGAAGTTCACGTGGATGCCTGTGAACCCAATTACAATAAAAACTTTGATCGTTTATTGGTTGAAGAATGGGATGGTTATGTATGGAGAAGAATCTTAGGAAGAGGACCTGTTCCTGGTATGGAAATGCAAAACGTATGTGTTACAGATACATTACCAGCTGATCTGGAATGGCAGGGATTCACTGAATCAGAGGCACTCGGAATTAAAGCTACATACAATCCATCTACCAGAGTCATCAGCTGGTGCACTCCTTCTATGCTGCCGGGAGCATCAGGAATGATTAAATATTCCGCTAAAGCAAAAAGCGATTGCAGTGCCGACATTCTGGTTGACAATAAAGCATGGATTCAGTCTTCTTCACAAGCACCAATAGACTCTTCATTTAAGGTATTGGTGACATGTAAACCGATTCCACCTCTAAATCCGATTGCCAGTACCATAAAGAAAAGCTCACCTGCTGAAGGTTATGATATAAATGAAATTATTCCTTATACTGTATCATTCAAGCAGACACAAGGTACTATTGCCAACCCTGCTTTGCCATCTTCTGCTGACTGGACATCGCATTGTGGTGAACCTTTAATGGATTTTACAAATACGAAAAATCCGGGAGGCACTCCTAAACTTGCTACCTATGATTACTCTCATGGTAAAAATGGAACACTTATTACTAAAATAAAACCTGAACTTGCTCAACCATTCTCGCTTATATTCAGACATAATGGAGGAACACCAGTTTGTTCAGGAAATCCCTTGAAAGGACTGATGCTTACATTTGTGAATAACTCTTGTTCTCAGCTTGCCATCAAGTTATTCCAAAATGGTACACTATTGGGTTCCAAAGTAGATATCTCCTATCCTTCACCTAATGATACATTAACAATTAAGGCCGAACTTATAGATAACAAACTCTCGGTCTGGATCAATAATTTTAATGCTCTGCCATATGAGTTTGACAACATCACTTATATGAATGCCGGATATGTTGGTTTTTATAATTCCAATGAAGCTACTTCAGGATCAGGAAATCCTTCTCATAAATTATTATATTGGAATACACATTTTGACTCAGCATTTGAAGTCTCTTTGACAGATCCCCTTGCATCAAATGTGACTTATACAGCTTCATCTATAACTAAACTTTTCTCTTCTCCAGGATTAACGACGTCTCAACCTGTTCCTGTTTATAACAGTGCAACAAATACAATTGAATGGGTTCTTAAAACAGGCAAAACGCCCATGCTATTTGGAGATTCTGTAGCATTCAGTTTTTCTGTCAAACTAAACACCTGTCCTAATGGCTTTGTAAATAATATAGTCTTCGCTAATATGATGGGAGTCCCCACTAATTATTTCGGAGCACAGGAAGTCGACAAATGCGGAACTGTTCTTCCTGTAGATTTTCTCTCATTCACTGCATCCAAAGTTGATGGCGGGGCATTGCTCAAATGGTCTGTGATTAATCAGATTGACAACAGAGGATTTTACATTGAAAAAGCTATTGATGGTATCAATTTCAACTCAATTGGTTTTATACCTTCAACCACAGCATCTGGTTCAACTTATACATTTGTTGATAAGGAATTTCTAAATATCGCTTATTACAGACTACAACAAGTTGACAATAATGGCCAGTTTAAGTACAGTCAGATCAGATGGGTAAGCGAAGAATCTCTGCTGGTAAAAATTTACCCGAACCCTTCTCTTGATGCATTTAATCTGCAGATTAACGGTTTAGAAAAGTTCCGTTTAGCAGCATACTCCTCAACAGGACAGGAACTGGAACAAATTGATAACCTGGCCACAGGAAGCACTTTAATAGGGAGTAACTGGGCAAAAGGAGTTTATACTTTAAAACTGATATCAGATAATGCAGTCTACGTTTATAAACTCGTAAAAGAGTAG